One window of Vicinamibacterales bacterium genomic DNA carries:
- a CDS encoding metalloregulator ArsR/SmtB family transcription factor, producing MSTQILDHMAALADPIRCRMLLPLERHELTVSEICSVLQLPQSTVSRHLKTLADDGWVASRRDGTSRFYGMTLEDLDPGAQQLWPLIREQVSSTNGAEQDERRLKGVLSRRRSKSQAFFATASGQWDHLRAELFGDRFHLHALLALLDPTLTVGDLGCGTGQVSELLAPHVASVIAVDGSTDMVQAARRRLKGAHQVDVRRGDMEALPIDDGQLDVAILALVLHHVPEPARALAEVSRVLKPGGRVLIVDMLPHDHEEYQQQMGHVWLGFSDKTMKKHLEAAGFEKSVMTPLPTEADVKGPSLFVASAKKTQDPRPKT from the coding sequence ATGTCCACGCAGATCCTCGACCATATGGCCGCGCTGGCCGACCCGATCCGCTGCCGGATGCTCCTGCCCCTCGAGCGGCACGAGCTGACCGTCAGCGAGATCTGCTCGGTGCTCCAGCTGCCCCAGTCCACCGTGAGCCGGCACCTCAAGACGCTGGCCGACGACGGCTGGGTGGCGTCCCGCCGGGATGGCACCAGCCGCTTCTACGGCATGACGCTGGAAGACCTGGACCCCGGCGCGCAGCAGCTGTGGCCGCTCATTCGCGAGCAGGTGTCGTCCACCAACGGCGCCGAGCAGGACGAGCGCCGGCTGAAAGGCGTGCTGTCGCGCCGCCGCTCGAAGTCCCAGGCCTTCTTCGCGACGGCGTCGGGGCAGTGGGATCACCTGCGGGCCGAACTGTTCGGCGATCGCTTTCACCTGCACGCCTTGCTCGCCCTGCTCGATCCCACGCTCACCGTCGGCGACCTCGGGTGCGGCACCGGGCAGGTCAGCGAGCTGCTCGCGCCTCACGTCGCCAGCGTGATTGCCGTCGACGGCTCCACCGACATGGTCCAGGCGGCGCGCAGGCGATTGAAGGGCGCCCACCAAGTGGACGTCCGCCGCGGCGACATGGAAGCGCTGCCGATCGACGATGGCCAGCTGGACGTGGCGATCCTGGCGCTGGTGCTGCACCACGTGCCCGAGCCGGCGCGGGCGCTAGCGGAGGTGAGCCGCGTGCTGAAGCCGGGCGGCCGTGTCCTGATCGTCGACATGCTCCCGCACGACCACGAGGAATACCAGCAGCAGATGGGGCATGTCTGGCTCGGCTTCTCCGACAAGACCATGAAGAAGCACCTCGAGGCCGCCGGCTTCGAGAAATCCGTGATGACACCGCTGCCGACCGAAGCGGACGTGAAGGGGCCAAGTTTGTTTGTCGCCTCCGCGAAGAAGACCCAAGACCCAAGACCTAAGACCTAA